In a single window of the Candidatus Celerinatantimonas neptuna genome:
- a CDS encoding DNA-binding protein → MSQEQPNNPLHGLTLEKILVRLQEHYGWEDLYAEIQINCFYNNPSIKSSLKFLRRTQWAREKVEALYIETFCK, encoded by the coding sequence ATGAGCCAAGAACAACCAAATAACCCACTACATGGTTTAACCCTTGAGAAAATCCTCGTTCGTCTACAAGAACACTACGGTTGGGAAGATTTGTATGCAGAAATCCAAATAAACTGCTTTTATAACAATCCATCTATCAAATCCTCATTAAAGTTCTTACGTCGTACTCAATGGGCTAGAGAGAAGGTAGAAGCGTTGTATATTGAGACTTTCTGCAAATAA